Proteins found in one Mycoplasma ovis str. Michigan genomic segment:
- a CDS encoding restriction endonuclease subunit S encodes MDKAVNSLKRFSPLGQYISLVSKKNRNLESTKLIGVSSDKEIIVSLYSGKNTNLTWCLLISNNQFVVRLMDIEETRKLAVGLYKRKELAVVSSQYHVFEVNNPNLSSEYLMLIFKKESTDLQLLYMCFGGVRGELSWKDFIKLPISVPPLEVQKKVVNKYETLDKTIQLKKKINEKLEDFMQCLFHLMFDNLEEFSNETFGNLFQIVRWGQTYKI; translated from the coding sequence ATGGATAAAGCTGTTAATTCGCTGAAAAGGTTTTCTCCTCTTGGGCAGTATATTTCTTTAGTCTCCAAAAAAAATAGGAATTTAGAAAGCACCAAATTAATTGGTGTTAGTTCAGATAAGGAGATCATAGTTTCTCTTTATTCTGGAAAAAATACCAATTTAACTTGATGCCTGTTAATTTCTAATAACCAATTTGTGGTTAGATTGATGGATATTGAAGAAACGAGAAAATTGGCAGTAGGGCTTTACAAGAGAAAAGAGTTAGCTGTCGTTTCTTCCCAATATCACGTTTTTGAAGTCAACAACCCTAATCTCTCGAGTGAATACTTGATGTTGATTTTTAAAAAAGAGTCAACAGATCTACAGCTACTTTACATGTGCTTTGGAGGAGTTCGGGGCGAATTATCTTGAAAAGATTTCATAAAACTTCCCATTTCAGTACCTCCGCTGGAGGTTCAAAAAAAGGTAGTTAATAAATACGAAACTCTAGATAAAACTATTCAACTAAAGAAAAAAATAAACGAGAAACTTGAAGATTTCATGCAATGTCTATTCCATTTAATGTTTGACAATTTAGAAGAATTTTCAAATGAAACTTTTGGAAATTTATTTCAAATCGTAAGATGGGGGCAGACCTACAAGATCTAA
- a CDS encoding restriction endonuclease subunit S domain-containing protein, translating to MEKLYFCKKGGIPSLTVSDINRYNTKFVGYVEEYLTEEGMRKSKTQIIPSYTLLFIGGGVNAPQLGKVKINFVL from the coding sequence TTGGAAAAGCTTTATTTCTGTAAAAAAGGCGGAATTCCTTCTTTAACAGTTAGTGATATCAATAGATATAACACTAAATTTGTGGGATATGTGGAAGAGTATTTGACTGAAGAGGGCATGCGAAAAAGCAAAACACAAATCATTCCGTCCTATACCCTATTATTCATTGGGGGGGGCGTCAATGCCCCTCAATTAGGAAAAGTAAAAATTAATTTTGTTCTCTAA
- a CDS encoding restriction endonuclease subunit S, with protein sequence MNATIKPKKVVAPIGNYITLCKETNKNLVTTKLVGVTVKKEIIPSLSFNQNTNLSNFQVVRNGDFITSLLQVGRDGKLPVGLYIDSSPALVSPYYRVFKVNNSGLNSEFLMIYFKNSRIDKQAVFLAGGGVRDSLSWKKFLKIPISVPELVIQEKRVYKYQAVEKLINVKKKINELLEKWMENYYYIFFSNSFKKDYVIKSVKELFSISGGSKPPKYSQELEKKYFCKEGGTPWIKVKDVTESGFKFVSNSEEQLTIAGAEKCKAKIISSYSLLMVAMGVGKKSIAKLGINLIDLYISSHFWHLDYKEGKYLYYSYFLVKDIWNKWSWKSVNNSTATIGLNLRKFKSLQVKIPKKIELISRFNQICKPIFELQKSNELIINKLLKMQKGWIETLD encoded by the coding sequence GTGAATGCCACAATAAAACCCAAAAAAGTTGTTGCTCCGATAGGTAATTACATAACTTTATGCAAAGAGACAAATAAAAATTTAGTAACCACTAAATTAGTTGGAGTTACAGTAAAGAAGGAAATAATTCCTTCTCTAAGTTTCAACCAAAATACTAATTTAAGTAATTTTCAAGTGGTAAGAAATGGGGATTTTATAACCAGCTTATTGCAGGTAGGAAGGGATGGAAAGCTACCTGTCGGTCTATATATAGATTCAAGTCCTGCTTTAGTAAGCCCTTACTACAGAGTATTCAAAGTAAATAATTCTGGCCTTAATAGTGAATTTTTAATGATTTACTTTAAAAATTCAAGAATAGATAAGCAAGCAGTTTTTCTGGCCGGAGGGGGAGTAAGAGATAGTCTTTCTTGGAAAAAATTTTTAAAAATTCCTATTTCTGTTCCGGAATTAGTAATTCAAGAAAAAAGAGTTTACAAATATCAAGCAGTTGAAAAGTTGATAAATGTAAAGAAAAAAATTAATGAATTATTAGAGAAATGAATGGAAAATTACTACTACATTTTCTTTAGTAATTCTTTTAAGAAAGACTATGTTATTAAAAGTGTTAAAGAATTATTTTCCATATCTGGAGGCTCAAAACCTCCTAAATATAGCCAAGAATTAGAAAAAAAATATTTTTGCAAAGAGGGAGGAACTCCTTGGATCAAAGTTAAAGATGTAACTGAATCTGGATTTAAATTTGTCTCAAATTCTGAAGAACAATTAACTATTGCTGGAGCAGAAAAGTGTAAGGCCAAAATAATTTCTTCTTATAGCTTACTTATGGTAGCTATGGGAGTTGGGAAAAAATCCATAGCGAAATTGGGAATAAATCTTATAGATTTGTACATTAGCAGTCACTTCTGACACTTAGACTACAAAGAAGGTAAATATTTATATTATTCCTATTTTCTTGTTAAAGATATTTGAAATAAATGAAGTTGAAAAAGTGTAAATAATTCAACTGCAACAATAGGTTTAAATTTGCGAAAATTTAAATCCTTGCAAGTAAAAATTCCAAAAAAAATTGAATTGATCTCCAGGTTCAACCAAATTTGCAAACCTATTTTTGAGCTACAAAAATCTAATGAGTTAATTATTAATAAGTTGTTAAAGATGCAAAAGGGATGAATTGAAACATTAGATTAA
- a CDS encoding preprotein translocase subunit SecA translates to MGLKTLLSPSEAILSRLNSIVLQIEEFTDELRGLEDDQLKLKTRYFLRRLELGESLSDLVPEALAVVREAAFRTHKLFAFRTQLLGALIIYEGNFAEMKTGEGKTLVILLAAYLFALTRKGLHIVTVNEYLVKRDAEFCRKTLNFLGLTVGFNSTSLSKYLKREMFKCDVTYTTNSELVFDYLRDNMAKNPNEIVLPELNFAIIDEGDSVLIDEAGTPLIISKPVRSDHQEYVEIDLAVKKLDQLDYKIDWESKTIILNSRGIRKLEYYLQLEKLYSLENSIIINKIHNSLCANFVLQNGREYIVHDSRIKLIDQWTGRILADRSYSYGLQQALQAKEYLDIEHESKVSAKITYQTFFRKYKKIAALSGTGFSEAKEFSETYNMVVVQLPTYRKKRRVDLPDMIFRDKEAKTKAIISEIKHHYLKGQPLLVGTSSVDESEYIYSLLLKEKIPCEILNARNHYKEAEIIARAGQKYAVTIATNIAGRGVDIKISPEVAELGGLYVIACEKNESKRVDDQLRGRSGRQGDPGKTVFFISLEDTIFKRFGADKFEKLSKKIKEEHFESPFLSRTINSLQKRIQYASFDNRKNLIEYSEVLSIQQDIIYNQRKFILFCSENEKVFLNMIDRQINSWMNDFLSQLKESNNRPADLAYILNVYFFEIENLFLESDFKNKKPKEQEEFLRSIFFYFWELKKTKLVNIDLNSLLKEIIIEQIDLFWERHLEDSEKIRTTINLQSMEQKSPLNIFIEKMENIFIDFQKNCRCGIIREVFLLNSQSCKQELKEKIENLRKIREKI, encoded by the coding sequence GTGGGACTGAAGACATTATTAAGTCCCTCTGAAGCTATTCTTTCGAGATTAAATTCCATAGTACTACAGATAGAAGAATTTACTGATGAATTGAGAGGACTAGAAGATGATCAACTAAAGCTTAAAACTAGATATTTTCTCAGAAGACTAGAGCTGGGAGAATCACTCTCAGATCTAGTTCCTGAAGCTTTAGCTGTAGTTAGAGAAGCTGCATTTAGAACTCATAAATTATTTGCCTTTAGAACGCAATTGTTGGGGGCACTAATAATTTATGAGGGTAATTTTGCAGAAATGAAAACTGGAGAGGGAAAGACTCTGGTTATTTTATTAGCAGCTTATTTATTCGCCCTTACCAGAAAAGGGCTTCACATAGTAACTGTTAATGAGTACCTAGTTAAGAGAGATGCAGAATTCTGCAGAAAAACTCTTAACTTTTTAGGACTTACTGTAGGCTTTAACAGTACTAGCTTAAGTAAATATCTGAAAAGAGAGATGTTTAAGTGTGACGTCACCTACACGACTAATTCTGAATTAGTCTTTGATTATTTGAGAGATAACATGGCTAAGAATCCTAATGAAATAGTTCTTCCAGAGCTTAACTTTGCCATCATAGATGAGGGTGATTCCGTTTTGATAGATGAGGCTGGAACACCACTAATCATTTCTAAACCAGTTAGGAGTGACCATCAAGAGTATGTTGAAATAGATCTAGCTGTTAAAAAGCTAGATCAATTAGATTACAAGATTGACTGAGAAAGTAAAACAATCATATTAAATAGCAGGGGAATAAGAAAGCTGGAATATTACCTGCAATTAGAAAAGCTCTATTCCCTAGAAAACTCAATCATTATCAATAAGATACATAACTCTCTGTGTGCCAATTTTGTCTTACAAAATGGGAGAGAATATATTGTTCATGATTCAAGAATTAAATTAATTGACCAATGAACTGGGAGAATATTGGCTGATAGAAGCTATAGCTATGGGCTACAGCAAGCTTTACAAGCCAAAGAATATTTGGATATTGAGCATGAAAGTAAAGTTTCAGCAAAAATAACTTATCAAACATTCTTTCGGAAATATAAGAAAATTGCTGCATTATCTGGTACTGGCTTCTCTGAAGCTAAAGAATTCTCAGAGACCTATAACATGGTTGTAGTTCAACTACCAACATATAGAAAAAAGAGGAGAGTTGATTTGCCAGATATGATTTTCAGGGATAAGGAGGCTAAGACTAAGGCAATTATCTCTGAAATCAAACACCATTACTTAAAAGGTCAGCCTTTGCTTGTAGGTACAAGCTCAGTAGATGAATCTGAATATATTTACTCTTTATTACTTAAAGAAAAGATTCCTTGCGAAATATTGAATGCAAGGAATCACTATAAAGAGGCAGAGATTATTGCGAGAGCCGGACAGAAATATGCAGTTACTATTGCTACCAATATTGCTGGTAGAGGAGTAGATATAAAAATTTCTCCTGAAGTTGCTGAATTGGGCGGGCTTTATGTTATTGCATGTGAAAAAAATGAATCTAAAAGAGTAGATGATCAACTAAGAGGTAGATCAGGTAGACAAGGAGACCCTGGTAAAACTGTCTTCTTTATTTCTTTAGAGGACACTATATTCAAAAGATTTGGTGCAGACAAGTTTGAAAAACTTTCCAAAAAAATAAAAGAAGAACATTTTGAAAGTCCTTTTTTATCTAGAACTATTAATTCTCTGCAAAAGAGAATTCAATATGCCTCTTTTGACAATAGAAAAAACTTAATAGAGTACAGCGAAGTACTCTCAATCCAGCAAGACATTATTTACAACCAAAGAAAATTCATCTTATTTTGTTCTGAAAATGAAAAAGTTTTTCTAAATATGATTGACAGACAAATCAATAGTTGAATGAATGACTTTCTAAGTCAGTTAAAAGAAAGTAACAATAGACCTGCAGATTTAGCTTATATTCTCAACGTTTATTTCTTTGAGATAGAAAATTTATTTTTAGAGTCCGACTTTAAAAATAAAAAACCTAAAGAGCAAGAAGAATTCTTAAGAAGTATTTTCTTTTATTTTTGAGAACTAAAAAAAACAAAGTTAGTAAATATAGACCTGAATAGCTTATTAAAGGAAATAATTATTGAACAAATTGATTTGTTTTGAGAAAGACACTTAGAAGACTCAGAAAAAATAAGAACTACTATAAATCTGCAATCAATGGAACAAAAATCTCCTCTCAATATATTTATTGAGAAGATGGAAAATATTTTCATTGACTTTCAGAAAAACTGTAGATGTGGAATCATAAGGGAGGTTTTTCTATTAAATTCTCAAAGTTGCAAACAAGAACTTAAAGAGAAAATAGAAAATCTTAGAAAAATTAGAGAAAAAATATAG
- a CDS encoding sigma-70 RNA polymerase sigma factor region 4 domain-containing protein, which translates to MNNITLTEESLVRDSIKKFQLNRDRVAFNLLLEKYYKKSCSYAIRFLSRNAYSSMMHLCVEEIKSYVFWAFWRAVQNYNLEESSFPTFKNYLYQLIRFDTLKELKKNFKGQCISKVDLQWYADTSRKKVKNSFDFCIDLDLQDGSQEISKFLESKNSLYPSIWQMKVEDIKNEEICEKLNITMTELRSRWHYIKRLVLEKFAYMGVAL; encoded by the coding sequence ATGAACAACATAACTCTTACTGAAGAATCTCTAGTTAGAGATTCCATTAAAAAATTTCAACTTAATCGAGATAGGGTAGCATTCAACTTACTATTAGAGAAGTACTACAAGAAATCTTGTAGCTATGCTATTAGATTTCTAAGTAGAAATGCTTATTCAAGCATGATGCATCTATGTGTTGAAGAAATAAAAAGTTATGTATTTTGAGCTTTCTGAAGGGCAGTTCAAAATTATAACTTGGAAGAATCAAGTTTTCCAACTTTTAAAAACTACTTGTATCAACTCATAAGATTTGATACTTTAAAAGAATTAAAGAAGAACTTTAAGGGACAATGTATATCAAAAGTAGATCTGCAGTGATATGCAGACACTAGTAGAAAGAAAGTCAAAAATTCTTTTGACTTTTGTATTGATTTAGATCTGCAAGACGGATCGCAAGAAATCAGTAAATTCTTAGAGTCTAAGAATAGTCTCTATCCTTCTATCTGACAGATGAAAGTGGAAGACATTAAGAACGAAGAAATTTGCGAAAAGCTAAATATTACTATGACGGAACTAAGGAGTCGCTGACATTATATCAAGAGACTAGTTCTTGAGAAATTTGCTTATATGGGTGTTGCTCTTTAA
- a CDS encoding lysylphosphatidylglycerol synthase domain-containing protein, which yields MFIQNLLGTQLLPTSYREGNYRFNQPQTNYLKEEGGNGNRPSRAISRLYQFNKKYFLNVWVVLFLIAVFLNLYFFQPIEWTKFNTAFDTKDNTFFTSVIAFGVVFFLINDLVLYKWAFSLHISKASWLKRKIPKIEWLKLLSITFFIRSVTPFSIGSEPYVIFWLKKRGIPLRRASAIVSSLTVSWLIAQAIITWPSFITLQVKHNLVAPNDNSKYSWIVIAGLIVDIVSTIFVFTISYCKWVHYSFGLIRLRFNRIFKIKSSTALSKSELKHKHLDNKSFTKEFKRAFFNNTTIKVLFLFTVQNILNYSLYALLAISTKGGELSLQNFLNSFHIINISTTSNNFVPTPGSEGSIQFTIKKMNELVNPQPQPPPEPSGKPLEEVIFLWRWFQKYKPFLLSSSFLVIYFLVNKLLLLKRKIKEQHPYKQISQELVSWYNVSDSLVPS from the coding sequence TTGTTTATTCAAAATCTTTTAGGAACGCAACTTCTCCCAACAAGTTACAGAGAGGGAAATTATAGATTTAATCAACCACAAACCAATTATTTAAAAGAAGAGGGAGGAAACGGAAATAGACCTTCTAGGGCTATTTCAAGACTCTATCAATTTAATAAGAAATATTTCCTAAATGTTTGAGTAGTTCTATTCTTAATAGCTGTATTTCTTAATCTCTATTTTTTTCAACCCATAGAATGAACCAAGTTCAATACAGCATTTGATACAAAAGATAACACTTTTTTTACTTCAGTAATAGCTTTTGGAGTTGTTTTTTTTCTAATTAATGACCTTGTCTTATACAAGTGAGCTTTTTCCCTGCATATTTCTAAAGCAAGTTGATTAAAGAGAAAAATTCCAAAGATAGAATGACTCAAACTCCTTTCTATTACTTTCTTTATTAGATCTGTTACTCCTTTTTCTATAGGCTCAGAGCCTTATGTAATATTTTGACTAAAGAAAAGGGGTATTCCCCTTCGAAGAGCTTCAGCGATAGTATCCAGTTTAACTGTAAGTTGGTTAATCGCTCAGGCAATAATTACTTGACCTTCTTTCATTACTTTACAAGTAAAGCACAATTTAGTAGCCCCAAACGACAACTCCAAATATTCTTGAATAGTTATTGCAGGATTAATAGTTGATATTGTGTCAACAATATTTGTATTCACTATCAGTTACTGCAAATGAGTTCACTACTCTTTTGGATTAATTAGATTGAGGTTCAATCGAATATTTAAGATAAAGAGCTCTACAGCTCTTTCTAAGTCTGAATTGAAGCACAAACACCTAGATAATAAAAGCTTTACTAAAGAATTTAAGAGAGCTTTCTTTAATAACACAACTATTAAAGTCTTGTTCTTATTTACAGTGCAAAATATTCTGAATTATTCTTTGTATGCATTACTCGCCATTTCAACAAAAGGCGGTGAGTTAAGTCTTCAAAATTTTTTAAATAGCTTTCACATTATCAATATTTCTACAACTTCCAATAATTTTGTTCCAACTCCAGGATCAGAAGGTTCAATTCAATTCACTATCAAAAAGATGAATGAATTGGTAAATCCTCAACCTCAACCTCCGCCCGAACCATCAGGCAAACCATTAGAAGAAGTAATTTTTCTTTGAAGATGATTTCAAAAATACAAGCCTTTTTTGTTGAGTTCCTCTTTCTTAGTTATTTATTTCTTAGTAAATAAATTACTTCTGCTAAAGAGAAAGATTAAAGAGCAACACCCATATAAGCAAATTTCTCAAGAACTAGTCTCTTGATATAATGTCAGCGACTCCTTAGTTCCGTCATAG
- the rpmI gene encoding 50S ribosomal protein L35, whose product MPKVKKIKHKTKKSLSKRVIVLGSGLIKRKRSHRSHCASAKTTKRKRQLRKSALFNDAQYKITAHLLQGRR is encoded by the coding sequence ATGCCTAAAGTTAAGAAAATTAAACATAAGACTAAAAAGTCACTTTCCAAAAGAGTAATAGTTTTAGGATCGGGGCTTATTAAGCGAAAGAGATCTCACAGATCTCATTGCGCTTCAGCCAAAACTACTAAAAGAAAAAGACAACTAAGGAAAAGTGCATTGTTTAATGATGCGCAATACAAGATAACAGCACATTTGTTGCAAGGAAGAAGATAG
- the rplT gene encoding 50S ribosomal protein L20 yields the protein MRAINGVSTRKRRKKVLKRASGYWGHRHIGYKVARQAVFKADQYAYRDRKNRKRDFRRLWITRLNGAFRELGLTYSKAINLIQKAGFVLNRKVLSEMAINNPEEFKKIVEISSKGTTI from the coding sequence ATGCGGGCAATAAATGGAGTTAGTACTAGAAAAAGAAGAAAAAAAGTATTAAAGAGAGCCTCAGGATACTGGGGTCATAGACATATAGGTTATAAGGTAGCTAGACAAGCAGTTTTTAAGGCAGATCAATACGCTTACAGAGACAGAAAGAATAGAAAAAGAGACTTTAGAAGATTGTGGATTACTAGATTAAATGGTGCTTTTAGGGAGTTGGGTTTGACTTACTCTAAGGCAATTAACTTAATACAAAAAGCTGGTTTTGTATTGAATAGAAAGGTTTTGTCTGAAATGGCAATAAATAATCCTGAGGAATTTAAAAAAATAGTGGAAATAAGTTCTAAAGGTACAACTATTTAG
- a CDS encoding sigma-70 family RNA polymerase sigma factor, whose amino-acid sequence MVTKEEEVKVTEIEAEKLSTKKTKTTSKKTTKTTATKSTVAKKAPKNTNTISNTAEQKLFSNNQAKLESIKEQLLALQALKKAEKNNFEKVFVLEAGNKKSKSKSNKGLFTAIWAIIYNQATKPKKGKNKISEEELLLVLEDHEVIPDEVWETLALRLTKNWIEITELTPEELEDHMDIQDENISSFKFYHSTTTKDKISDSSKSFLSTLCFSKMLTADEEKQIAQLMDIPEKRGFAEKQLMTSNLRLVISVAKKYLNCGFSLGDLIQEGVFGLRKAITKFDYKFGNKFSTYATWWIRQAITRSIADQSKIIRIPVHMMEVINKLVKAEKDLIHKHGDVPTLEELSTEMQKYGTQYTPRKISEIKKINVDLVSLDKPISSNENSNFSDFVSDEEESSPEWIASKNLAGEKLDGFIQNALNSDEYLIISMLYGLNNQQSNTHEQLAQLFMKNPEYHTSIKSKNFKEIVNPEGQKSSAIKKVKTSSSTRGATSSVTKKVIEWIKNTESSALKKLKNKARSEDLDNSLLSFYSNSDY is encoded by the coding sequence ATGGTAACTAAGGAAGAGGAAGTAAAAGTTACTGAAATAGAAGCAGAAAAGCTCTCTACAAAAAAAACCAAAACTACATCTAAAAAAACAACAAAAACTACTGCAACTAAAAGCACTGTAGCGAAAAAAGCTCCTAAAAATACAAACACAATATCAAATACTGCAGAACAAAAACTTTTCAGCAATAATCAAGCAAAGCTTGAAAGCATTAAAGAACAATTATTGGCTCTTCAAGCTTTAAAAAAAGCTGAAAAGAATAACTTTGAAAAAGTCTTTGTTTTAGAGGCTGGGAATAAAAAATCTAAATCAAAAAGCAACAAGGGATTATTTACTGCTATTTGAGCCATTATTTACAACCAAGCAACAAAACCAAAAAAGGGGAAAAACAAGATATCTGAAGAAGAACTATTACTGGTTTTGGAAGATCATGAAGTAATTCCTGATGAAGTATGAGAAACCTTGGCTCTTAGATTAACTAAGAACTGGATAGAAATAACTGAATTAACTCCTGAGGAATTAGAAGATCATATGGATATACAAGATGAAAATATTTCTAGTTTTAAGTTCTACCATTCCACAACAACCAAAGATAAGATAAGTGACTCCTCTAAGTCTTTCCTATCTACTCTTTGTTTTTCAAAAATGCTTACTGCAGATGAAGAAAAACAAATAGCTCAATTAATGGATATTCCGGAAAAAAGGGGATTTGCAGAAAAACAATTAATGACTTCCAACTTAAGATTGGTTATTTCTGTTGCAAAGAAATATCTAAATTGTGGATTTAGTTTGGGAGACTTAATCCAAGAAGGAGTTTTTGGATTAAGAAAAGCTATTACCAAATTTGACTACAAATTTGGTAATAAATTCTCTACTTATGCAACTTGATGAATAAGACAGGCTATTACCAGATCCATAGCAGATCAATCAAAGATTATTAGAATTCCTGTTCATATGATGGAAGTTATTAATAAGTTAGTTAAAGCGGAAAAAGACCTTATACATAAACATGGAGATGTTCCTACGTTGGAAGAATTGTCTACAGAAATGCAGAAATATGGTACGCAATACACTCCTAGAAAAATTAGCGAAATTAAAAAGATTAACGTTGATCTAGTTTCACTAGATAAACCTATTTCTAGCAATGAAAACTCCAACTTTTCAGATTTTGTTAGTGATGAAGAAGAATCTAGTCCTGAGTGGATAGCTTCAAAAAATCTTGCCGGTGAAAAGTTAGATGGTTTTATTCAAAATGCACTAAATAGTGATGAATATCTAATTATTTCTATGCTTTATGGTTTGAATAATCAGCAATCTAATACACATGAACAATTGGCACAATTATTCATGAAAAACCCTGAATATCACACATCCATTAAAAGCAAAAACTTTAAGGAGATAGTAAACCCTGAGGGACAAAAAAGTTCTGCCATTAAAAAAGTTAAAACTTCTTCTAGTACTAGAGGCGCTACTAGCTCTGTCACCAAAAAAGTGATAGAGTGAATAAAGAATACAGAAAGCTCCGCACTTAAAAAACTAAAAAATAAAGCTAGAAGTGAAGATTTGGATAATTCTTTATTATCTTTCTACTCTAACTCTGATTATTAG
- a CDS encoding MBL fold metallo-hydrolase, whose translation MVYHTIEQHIFESRKEKSSQSTYFFGLGGIEEIGKNCYCVEHQDEILILDFGIKFGNKQTQPGVTGLIANLEYLIQEKSKIVGLFITHGHEDHIGGIVHLLNKIDIPTIYAPSLATELIKKR comes from the coding sequence ATGGTTTATCACACCATTGAGCAGCATATTTTTGAATCAAGAAAAGAAAAATCTTCTCAAAGCACTTATTTTTTCGGATTAGGGGGAATAGAAGAGATAGGAAAAAACTGTTATTGTGTAGAACATCAAGATGAAATCTTGATACTTGACTTTGGAATCAAGTTCGGAAATAAGCAAACTCAACCAGGTGTTACTGGTTTGATTGCTAACTTAGAGTACTTAATTCAAGAGAAATCAAAAATAGTTGGTTTATTTATAACTCACGGACATGAGGATCATATTGGTGGAATAGTTCATCTATTAAACAAAATAGATATTCCGACAATATATGCTCCTTCACTGGCGACAGAACTTATAAAAAAAAGATAG
- a CDS encoding MBL fold metallo-hydrolase RNA specificity domain-containing protein, whose protein sequence is MANSKGKKIAIFGRSIESSLKCSQAAGLLNNFDLKSNLVSAQELDSVPDDQLIIICTGSQGEESSALSIISKGTHPHIQLKPTDDIIFSSNAIPGNKQAINELVNRLYKTGCNIHLNSNECRIHASGHATKLEQQLFISLISPKYLAPIHGEKKMLHDLKRNVEELKIVQKDNIFILQNGSRLELLNREVRRVTEKDLKFSQHFYVIENKLTDKGREILEERTKLASQGLLIVSISLCLKTKTIHSVSPIATIGSFSFSTSVDLFKELNKLIRQKVEYLLKNLTFELTKENISKSINSLVEDFFGNNRKNQKIPKSIVLIEDIESSKLWEDAIAADYDYKSNESTTKN, encoded by the coding sequence TTAGCTAACTCTAAGGGAAAAAAGATAGCCATTTTTGGTAGATCTATAGAAAGTAGCCTTAAATGCTCTCAGGCTGCAGGCTTGCTAAATAACTTTGACCTTAAAAGTAATTTGGTTTCTGCACAAGAATTGGATTCAGTTCCGGATGATCAATTAATAATCATTTGCACTGGATCTCAAGGGGAAGAATCTTCCGCCTTAAGTATTATCTCCAAAGGAACTCACCCACATATACAGCTGAAACCAACAGATGATATTATCTTTTCCTCCAATGCAATTCCAGGAAATAAACAAGCTATTAACGAACTCGTTAATAGACTCTACAAAACTGGTTGTAATATTCACTTGAACTCTAATGAATGTAGAATTCATGCTTCAGGTCATGCAACCAAACTAGAACAACAATTATTCATTTCACTAATTTCTCCTAAATACTTAGCTCCTATTCACGGAGAAAAAAAGATGTTGCATGATCTAAAGAGAAATGTTGAAGAGTTAAAAATTGTCCAAAAGGACAATATTTTTATACTACAAAATGGTTCTAGATTGGAACTATTAAATAGAGAAGTTAGAAGGGTTACTGAAAAAGACCTAAAGTTTTCTCAACACTTTTATGTCATAGAAAACAAGCTAACTGATAAAGGAAGAGAGATCTTAGAGGAGAGAACTAAGTTGGCTTCACAAGGATTGTTAATTGTTTCCATTTCTTTATGTCTAAAGACTAAAACAATTCACTCTGTTTCTCCTATAGCCACTATAGGTTCTTTTTCATTCTCTACTTCTGTAGATTTATTCAAAGAATTGAATAAATTAATTAGGCAAAAAGTTGAATATCTTCTGAAAAACTTGACTTTTGAATTAACTAAAGAAAATATTTCTAAATCTATTAACTCTTTAGTAGAAGATTTCTTTGGTAATAATAGAAAAAATCAAAAGATACCTAAGTCAATTGTTCTAATAGAAGATATAGAATCTTCTAAGTTATGAGAAGATGCTATTGCTGCTGATTATGACTATAAATCTAACGAATCAACAACTAAAAATTAG